One Azospirillum sp. B510 genomic window carries:
- a CDS encoding AI-2E family transporter produces the protein MATPSRPAAYRATPPGGGTTLEPPPDGVARARGELAVFTWKVLIVAGVAALGVFLWRVSGTLLLIFTGVLLAILLQRLTGLVQRAAGLGHGWSLAIVLVTLALLVGGGVWLMGTSMAAQLGQLQEQVAKAMDMLPDGWRQRILEQGRDWPWMNQLGSVASGLVYVVGDAVVVMFAALYLAASPGVYQRGVVLLVPPAGQTRACEVMAVAGDSLWKWLIGQFVAMAAVGVMIAAGLWLLGIPSALALGMVAGLLEFIPLLGPVLAAVPALMIGFAQSPQDALWVAGLYLVIQQVEGNLITPLLQKRVVDLPPVITIGAIAAGGVLFGVMGMFLATPIAVVALVLVNLLYIEDRLGQPRHFPGGKS, from the coding sequence ATGGCGACACCCAGCCGGCCGGCGGCTTACCGGGCCACCCCGCCGGGTGGCGGCACAACGCTGGAGCCGCCGCCCGATGGCGTGGCGCGGGCGCGGGGCGAACTGGCCGTCTTCACCTGGAAGGTGCTGATCGTCGCCGGGGTGGCGGCGCTGGGGGTCTTCCTGTGGAGGGTGTCGGGCACGCTGCTGCTGATCTTCACCGGCGTGCTGCTCGCCATCCTGCTCCAGCGGCTGACCGGACTGGTCCAGCGGGCGGCCGGGCTCGGTCATGGCTGGTCGCTGGCCATCGTGCTGGTGACGCTGGCCCTGCTGGTCGGTGGCGGCGTCTGGCTGATGGGCACCTCGATGGCGGCGCAGCTTGGCCAGTTGCAGGAACAGGTCGCCAAGGCGATGGACATGCTGCCCGACGGCTGGCGCCAGCGAATCCTGGAGCAGGGCAGGGATTGGCCCTGGATGAACCAGCTGGGCTCCGTCGCCTCCGGCCTCGTCTATGTCGTCGGTGACGCGGTGGTGGTGATGTTCGCGGCCCTCTATCTGGCGGCGTCGCCGGGGGTCTATCAGCGCGGCGTGGTCCTGCTGGTGCCGCCGGCCGGGCAGACGCGCGCCTGCGAGGTGATGGCGGTGGCCGGCGACAGCCTGTGGAAATGGCTCATCGGGCAGTTCGTCGCCATGGCGGCGGTGGGCGTGATGATCGCGGCCGGGCTCTGGCTGCTCGGCATCCCGTCGGCGCTGGCGCTGGGCATGGTGGCCGGGCTGCTGGAGTTCATCCCGCTGCTCGGCCCCGTGCTGGCGGCGGTACCGGCGCTGATGATCGGCTTCGCCCAGTCGCCGCAGGATGCGCTGTGGGTCGCCGGGCTCTATCTGGTCATCCAGCAGGTGGAGGGGAACCTGATCACGCCGCTGTTGCAGAAGCGGGTCGTCGACCTGCCGCCGGTGATCACCATCGGGGCGATCGCCGCCGGCGGGGTCCTGTTCGGCGTCATGGGCATGTTCCTGGCGACGCCGATCGCGGTGGTCGCGCTGGTCCTGGTCAATCTGCTCTATATCGAGGACAGGCTGGGGCAGCCCCGGCATTTCCCCGGCGGCAAGTCCTGA
- a CDS encoding MDR family MFS transporter: protein MTHTAAHPSPTDAAAHVFTHQEILRVFSGVALAMLMAAMDQTIVATALPTMASQFGGLDMLPWVVTAYLLTSTTTTPIYGKLSDLYGRKRVLQTAILLFLVGSALCAAAQSMTQLILFRGLQGLGGGGLMALAFTIIGDVVAPRERGRYQGMIGGVFALASVAGPLLGGIFTETIGWHWIFLINLPLGVAALAMTRRTLSRLPAGRARPRIDLAGAALLTGAVTSLLVVATRGDAMGWSGPATLGLLAAGLVMLAVFLWHERRIEEPILPLHLFRRPVVAVATPVVAVSAMVLFAGIVYLPLHLQLVRGTSATVSGLLLLPLVLGMTIGSVGGGRLIAKTGRYKAFPLAGLALSGVMYALLGALPALAGDGLWSTLILVPLGMGLGLVMPVMTVAVQNAVDQRDLGAATASVGFFRSLGGSVGVAVFGAVFNAVVSERLAGAGLSGRAVLEHGAAALASLPPAARGGVVATLEHGFATLFLLAAALAVVSFAMTLFLKELPLRSASPGRAGTDPVAEG from the coding sequence ATGACACACACCGCCGCCCACCCGTCGCCGACCGATGCCGCGGCGCACGTCTTCACCCACCAGGAAATCCTGCGGGTGTTCAGTGGCGTGGCGCTGGCGATGCTGATGGCGGCGATGGACCAGACCATCGTCGCCACCGCCCTGCCGACGATGGCGAGCCAGTTCGGCGGGCTGGACATGCTGCCCTGGGTGGTCACCGCCTATCTGCTGACCTCCACCACCACGACGCCGATCTACGGCAAGCTGTCCGACCTCTATGGCCGCAAGCGCGTGCTGCAAACGGCGATCCTGCTGTTCCTCGTCGGCTCGGCGCTGTGCGCCGCGGCGCAGAGCATGACGCAGCTGATCCTGTTCCGCGGCTTGCAGGGGCTGGGCGGCGGCGGGCTGATGGCGCTGGCCTTCACCATCATCGGCGATGTGGTCGCCCCGCGCGAGCGTGGGCGCTATCAGGGCATGATCGGCGGCGTCTTCGCCCTGGCCAGCGTCGCCGGGCCGCTGCTGGGCGGCATCTTCACCGAGACCATCGGCTGGCATTGGATCTTCCTGATCAACCTGCCGCTCGGCGTCGCGGCGCTCGCCATGACCCGCCGCACCCTGTCGCGCCTGCCCGCCGGCCGGGCGAGGCCGCGCATCGATCTGGCCGGGGCGGCCCTGCTCACCGGGGCGGTGACCAGCCTGCTGGTCGTCGCCACCCGCGGCGACGCCATGGGCTGGAGCGGCCCGGCGACCCTCGGCCTGCTGGCGGCGGGCCTCGTCATGCTGGCGGTCTTCCTGTGGCACGAGCGCCGGATCGAGGAGCCGATCCTGCCGTTGCACCTGTTCCGCCGTCCGGTGGTGGCGGTGGCGACGCCGGTGGTGGCGGTGTCGGCGATGGTGCTGTTCGCCGGCATCGTCTATCTGCCGCTCCATCTCCAGCTGGTCCGGGGCACCAGCGCCACGGTGTCGGGCCTGCTGCTGCTGCCGCTGGTGCTGGGCATGACCATCGGGTCGGTCGGCGGCGGGCGGTTGATCGCCAAGACAGGGCGCTACAAGGCGTTCCCTTTGGCCGGTCTGGCCCTGTCTGGGGTGATGTACGCCCTGCTCGGCGCCCTGCCGGCGCTGGCGGGGGATGGGCTGTGGTCGACGCTGATCCTGGTGCCGCTCGGCATGGGGCTTGGGCTGGTGATGCCGGTGATGACCGTCGCGGTCCAGAACGCGGTGGATCAGCGCGACCTGGGCGCCGCCACCGCGTCGGTCGGCTTCTTCCGCTCGCTCGGCGGCTCGGTCGGGGTCGCCGTGTTCGGCGCCGTCTTCAACGCGGTGGTGTCGGAGCGGCTGGCGGGCGCCGGCCTGTCCGGCCGCGCAGTGCTGGAGCATGGCGCCGCCGCCCTGGCGAGCCTGCCGCCGGCCGCCCGCGGCGGGGTGGTGGCGACGCTGGAGCATGGCTTCGCCACCCTGTTCCTGCTGGCCGCGGCGCTGGCGGTCGTCTCCTTCGCGATGACGCTGTTCCTGAAGGAGCTGCCGCTGCGCTCGGCCAGCCCCGGCCGCGCGGGAACCGACCCGGTGGCGGAGGGCTGA
- a CDS encoding HAMP domain-containing sensor histidine kinase translates to MKTERAAGGLHGFTAAGLRLARTTAFRLALLYLGMFVLSVGLILGVVYRTTAGFLEQEIGETIALEVASLQDHYHNYGLPGLVDVVRTRSSVPNNNSIYLLTTAAGVILAGNLSGWPAAVPSASGWTHFKVADYGGANDRPSTAQAVTFTLPGQFRLLVGRDMSEIDQLRTRMFRSLGWILGATALLGLGGGLLMSRGAMRRIEAINRTTRRIMGGDLSGRVPRFGGGDEMDRLAGNLNAMLDRIERLMTGMRQVTDSVAHDLRTPLTRLRSRIELALLHETEDPEVYRSVLQDTIVEADRLLATFTALLSIAEAESGAKRQDFVPVELAEVVELAADLYEPVAEERGQRLLVDIRAKPAVHGNGQLLAQAVSNLLDNAIKYTPDGGTITLVLEGPAPGRAACIEVADSGPGIPAEMRDKVLQRFVRLDTARASPGNGLGLSLVDAVATLHGARLELGDNAPGLRISLLFPPEARR, encoded by the coding sequence ATGAAGACCGAGCGCGCGGCCGGCGGCCTGCACGGCTTCACCGCCGCCGGCCTTCGGCTGGCGCGCACCACGGCCTTCCGGCTGGCGCTGCTCTATCTGGGGATGTTCGTCCTGTCGGTCGGGCTGATCCTGGGCGTGGTCTACCGGACCACGGCCGGCTTCCTCGAACAGGAGATCGGCGAGACCATCGCGCTGGAGGTCGCCAGCCTCCAGGACCATTACCATAATTACGGCTTGCCGGGCCTCGTCGATGTGGTGCGGACCCGCAGCTCGGTGCCCAACAACAACTCGATCTATCTGCTGACCACGGCGGCCGGGGTGATCCTGGCCGGCAACTTGTCGGGCTGGCCGGCGGCGGTGCCCAGCGCCAGCGGCTGGACCCATTTCAAGGTCGCCGACTATGGCGGGGCGAACGACCGCCCCTCCACCGCCCAGGCGGTGACCTTCACGCTGCCGGGACAATTCCGCCTGCTGGTCGGCCGCGACATGAGCGAGATCGACCAGCTGCGCACCCGCATGTTCCGTTCGCTGGGCTGGATCCTGGGGGCGACCGCCCTGCTGGGGCTGGGCGGCGGGCTGTTGATGAGCCGGGGCGCCATGCGGCGGATCGAGGCGATCAACCGCACCACCCGCCGGATCATGGGCGGCGACCTGAGCGGCCGGGTGCCGCGATTCGGCGGTGGCGACGAGATGGACCGGCTTGCCGGCAACCTCAACGCCATGCTCGACCGCATCGAACGGCTGATGACCGGCATGCGGCAGGTGACCGACAGCGTCGCCCACGACCTGCGCACGCCGCTGACCCGGCTGCGCTCCCGCATCGAGCTGGCGCTGCTGCACGAGACCGAGGACCCGGAGGTCTACCGCTCCGTCCTGCAGGACACCATCGTCGAGGCCGACCGGCTGCTGGCCACCTTCACCGCCCTGCTGTCGATCGCCGAGGCGGAGTCGGGCGCCAAGCGCCAGGATTTCGTGCCGGTGGAGCTGGCCGAGGTGGTGGAGCTCGCCGCCGACCTCTATGAGCCGGTCGCGGAGGAGCGCGGGCAGCGCCTGCTGGTCGACATCCGCGCCAAGCCGGCCGTCCACGGCAACGGTCAGCTGCTGGCCCAGGCTGTGTCGAACCTGCTGGACAACGCGATCAAATACACGCCGGACGGCGGCACCATCACGCTGGTGCTGGAGGGGCCGGCTCCCGGCCGGGCCGCTTGCATCGAGGTGGCCGACAGCGGCCCCGGCATCCCGGCCGAGATGCGCGACAAGGTGTTGCAGCGCTTCGTCAGGCTCGACACCGCGCGGGCATCGCCCGGCAACGGGCTGGGGCTCAGTCTGGTCGATGCGGTGGCGACGCTGCATGGCGCCCGGCTGGAATTGGGCGACAACGCTCCGGGCCTGAGGATCAGCCTGCTGTTTCCCCCGGAGGCCCGGCGCTAA
- a CDS encoding winged helix-turn-helix domain-containing protein, whose product MKILVIEDDRQAASYLAKGLKEAGHVVDVANDGKEGLFLAGAEHYDVMIVDRMLPGRDGLSLVQVLRAAGNDTPVLFLSALGSVDDRVKGLKAGGDDYLTKPFAFSELLARIEVLVRRRGAAQPQTRLAVGDLELDLLSRSVKRCGKAIDLLPREFSLLEYLMRNAGSVVTRTMMLENVWDYHFDPQTNVIDVHIARLRQKIDKDFPTPLIHTVRGAGYSLRAGEG is encoded by the coding sequence ATGAAGATTCTCGTCATCGAAGATGATCGTCAGGCCGCCAGCTACCTCGCCAAGGGGCTGAAGGAGGCCGGCCATGTGGTCGACGTCGCCAACGACGGGAAGGAAGGCCTGTTCCTGGCCGGGGCCGAGCATTACGACGTGATGATCGTCGACCGCATGCTGCCCGGCCGCGACGGCCTCTCCCTGGTTCAGGTGCTGCGGGCGGCCGGCAACGACACGCCGGTGCTGTTCCTGTCGGCGCTGGGCAGCGTCGACGACCGGGTGAAGGGGCTGAAGGCCGGCGGCGACGATTACCTGACCAAGCCCTTCGCCTTCTCCGAACTGCTGGCCCGCATCGAGGTGCTGGTGCGTCGGCGCGGCGCCGCACAGCCGCAGACCCGTCTGGCGGTCGGCGACCTGGAGCTGGACCTGCTGTCGCGCAGCGTCAAGCGTTGCGGCAAGGCCATCGATCTGCTGCCGCGCGAATTCTCGCTGCTGGAATATCTGATGCGCAACGCCGGCAGCGTGGTGACCCGCACCATGATGCTGGAGAATGTCTGGGATTATCACTTCGATCCCCAGACCAACGTGATCGACGTGCACATCGCCCGTCTGCGCCAGAAGATCGACAAGGATTTTCCCACCCCGCTGATCCACACCGTGCGCGGCGCCGGCTACAGCCTGCGCGCCGGCGAGGGCTGA